From Dehalococcoidia bacterium:
GCGATGGTGCGGCCGCCGAAGCGCATCTCCTGAATGCGCTTCACGTTGCCGTAGGCGTTGTCGTTGAACACGATGGCTGTGAGCGGGATCTTCTGCTGGACCATGGTCGACAGCTCCTGGACGTTGTAGAAGAAGCCGCCATCGCCGTTGATGGAGACGACCTTGCGGTCCGGGTTGCCGACCTGCGCCCCCAGGGCTGTGGCGAAGCCGTAACCGAGCGTCCCCTGATAGCCGGAGGTGAAGTAGGTGCGCGGCTGGTAGGCGGGGAAGAAGGCGCCGGACCAGTAGCCGACCTGCGTGCTCTCCTGGATGAAGATGCCGTCGTCCGGCAGTTCGTCGCGGATGGCCCAGGCGTAATCGGCCTGCGGCGACATCGCCCGCGCTTCGTCGGCGATGGCCTTCTTCAGCGCCATGAGCTCGTCGCGCCGGGAAGGGCGCCTGATGTTGTGTCGCCCGACGCGCTCCGCGAGGGCGGCGAGGCCCTTCTTGGCGTCGGCGACGATGCCGATGTCTGGCTTGTAGTTGCGCCCGACCTCCTCGGGGTCGACGTCCATCTGGATGACGGTCTTGTCGCGGGTGAGCCAGGGCGGCGGCTGGTTCTGCATGATGCCCTGGACGAAGCGCGTGCCTACGACGAGGACGACATCGGCCGCGGGCGCCAGGGAAGGCGTCGAGCGGGCGTTGTGGGCGAGGTGATGGCGGTCGGAGAGCGCGCCCTTGCCGTTGTTCGTCATGATGACGGGCGCCTCCAGTAGTTCGGCGAGGCGCTGCAGTTCCTCCCAGGCAGCGCCGGAGATGATGCCCCCACCGGAGAAAATGACGGGGTTCTTGGCCCTGCCCAGGGCCTGCGCCGCCCTCTCGATGAGGTCGGGGTCGCCCGCGGGGCGGTCGTGGAACTCCGGCTCGAACAGGCGCACTTCGCCCGTTGCCTGGAGTACGTCCGGAGGGATCTCGATCTCGACGGGTCGCGGCCGGCCGGTCTGCAGCTGCTTGAAGGCCTCGTGGACGATGCCGGGGACCTCCTCCGGCCTCATGGCCCGAGCCTGCCACTTGGTGACGGAGGCGATGGTCTCCATCTGGTTGTTGATCTCGTGCAGGATGCCGCGGCGCAGGCCGATCATGTCGGAGTTGATCTGTCCGGTGACGCAGAGCACCGGCGATGAGCAGGCGTAGGCCGTCGCCAGGGCGGCACTGGCATTGAGCAGGCCGGGGCCCGGGACCACCAGGCACATGCCGACCTTGCCGGTAGTGCGCGCGTAGCCATCCGCCATATAGGCCGTGGCCTGCTCGTGGCGGGTCCAGTAGACGTTGAAGTGGTCGCGCTCCTCGTAGATTGCGTCGAAGGCCCAGTCGAGCTGAATACCGGGCAGCCCGAAGATAGTGTCGATGCCTTCCATCTTGAGCTGCTGTACGAGGGCCTGACCTCCGGTCATCTGGGGCACGGCGGTTCTCCTTGAGCTAGCGGCTAAACGCGGGGGTCAGAGCTGATTCTACAACCTACACCGCTCGCGCTTTGGAGGCGAAGGCGGGAGAGAGTGCGGCGGGCCGGCCGCGGGCGCCCCTTTCAGCGCGCGCCCCTCCATCCTTCCGATTCCGGGGTCACGAGGTTGATGACGGCGCCGCTGACGAAGCGGGCGGCCTCGGAACAAAGGAAGGCGGCGATTTCGCCGGCGTCCTGGGGA
This genomic window contains:
- a CDS encoding thiamine pyrophosphate-dependent enzyme — translated: MTGGQALVQQLKMEGIDTIFGLPGIQLDWAFDAIYEERDHFNVYWTRHEQATAYMADGYARTTGKVGMCLVVPGPGLLNASAALATAYACSSPVLCVTGQINSDMIGLRRGILHEINNQMETIASVTKWQARAMRPEEVPGIVHEAFKQLQTGRPRPVEIEIPPDVLQATGEVRLFEPEFHDRPAGDPDLIERAAQALGRAKNPVIFSGGGIISGAAWEELQRLAELLEAPVIMTNNGKGALSDRHHLAHNARSTPSLAPAADVVLVVGTRFVQGIMQNQPPPWLTRDKTVIQMDVDPEEVGRNYKPDIGIVADAKKGLAALAERVGRHNIRRPSRRDELMALKKAIADEARAMSPQADYAWAIRDELPDDGIFIQESTQVGYWSGAFFPAYQPRTYFTSGYQGTLGYGFATALGAQVGNPDRKVVSINGDGGFFYNVQELSTMVQQKIPLTAIVFNDNAYGNVKRIQEMRFGGRTIASDLYNPDMAKLADAYGVDFRRANSPAELRSVLHDVFKDHHPVLIECPVGPMPQMQFGQRPPQAGQQR